The nucleotide sequence TTTTCTCCATATGTTTCTAAATAAGCCAGTATAATTTTTATTACTTTTGGATATTTATGATAAGTTGCAGATGCTTTTATACTTTTGGATAAACTTTCATTATCTATTAGCTGTTTGTTGATTTCTCTATAAAAAATATTTTTTATTTCTATCTCTATATTTTTTTGAAAATCATCTTCATTTAGAAAATTATAAATTTTATTTTGAACATCAGCGAAAACTCCTATTGTTCTTTTACTTTCACGACTTCCTATACTTTGATAAGTGAGAATGAATTTGAATGCAACTTCAACAATATTAAAAAATTTCTCCTCTGATATTTTCTTTTCTTTATATAAAGTTAATAATTTAAAATATAATGCTTTTGTATGAGAATATTCCATTATTCTATTCATTTCATAAAAAACTAATATTTTTTTAGATATTTTCTCTAAAATTTCTCTAGAAAGTGTTTTATCATGCAAAATTCTATAGTAAATTGAATATTTATTCAATTCATCTATAAATTTCTTTATTGTTTTATCATTTTGAGTTGTTTTATAATAATTTTTAGCATCTTCTTCAATTATTTTTTTAAAATTTTCGAGTTTTATTTTATTTCTATAGTATGACATATTCGCGCGTACATACACAATTATATAATCCATTAAGTTATCTGAAGTTTCTATTATTAAATTACCCCATTTTTCTAAATATTCTTTGTAATCTTCTTCTTTTATATTCTGGAATATATAATTTTTAATTAGATCTACTTCTTCAAGTTTTTTACCTTTTGCATTTATAGATTCAAATATACTGAAAAGTTTCATTAAATTAACATTTACTTTAATAGCTATAAATCTTATATTAGTTTCAAAAAAATCAAAAAAATCAAGATATTTCTCTGAACTATCTTCTGAAAAATATTTTTCTTTAAAAAAGTTATCAATGAATACTATATTTTTTAAAAGATTTTTAGTTATCTCGTCAATTTCAAAGTTATTTTGCCTCTCTTCTATAAATTCCATAAGATCTTTTTTATCATATAGCTGATTAAATAGCTCATTTAATATTTTTTGTTCAACACTTCCTAATGTCAAAACTCTTTTTTCTTTATCCCTTTCTCTACTATCTTTCTTCCAAAAGAAATTTTCTATTTCTCTTATTTCGTCATCTTCTATTCCTTCCTGATAAAAATGATTTAATAAAACCATTAGTATAAGAGTAAAAGTTGTTATTCGTTGCTGTCCATCAACAATTTCATATTCAGTATATTTATTTTTAAAATTTTTCCCTACTCTGAGAAATAAAGTTCCCATAAATAAAATCAGCTCTTCATTTTGTAAATTATCTTTATTATCAAAAATTAAAAAGATATCATCTAATAATTTTCTTATTTCTTTTTCAGTCCAACTATAAGGTCTTTGATATACTGGAACACTATATTTAGCATTCTCAAATAAATTGACAAGATTAAAACTGTCTGGTTCTAAAAAATCATTCTTCATTTTCTTATTTCTCCTTTTATAATTTCAATATTTATTCTTTAGAAAATAATAACCACTCCAGAGCATTTATAACCTTTATTCCGTCATAGTCAGTATTCACCATTACATCATCTAAAGTTACAAGATACTTCGGATAGTTATCCTTAATATTTTTAAAGGCATCCAGTTCCCTTTTTAAAGTATTTTCATCTAAGACAGTCAAAGCAACCTGATAATACTCAATTTCATTTGAATTGACAATAACAAAATCAATTTCATTTTTATCAAACTGCCCAACATATACATTGCCTTTTCTTCTAATCAGTTCAAGATAAATTATATTTTCCAGTATATGCCCCATATCTATATTTCTGTTACCTAAAATCATCTGTCTAAGCCCTAAATCTGCAACATAATATTTTGATAATGTAGATAGAAATTCTTTCCCTTTTATATTATATCTGCTAACTTCATGTACAAGTAAACTGTCAGTAAGCCCTCTAATATATTTTTCAATGGTTTTTACATCTGTTTTTCTTTCCATTGAAGTTAAAGTATTCCCTATTTTTGAAAGCGAAGTCAAATTACCGATATTATCAAATATATACTTCACAACACTTTCAAGTCTCATTACATCTGAAATTTTCAATCTTGCAACTATATCTTTTAAAAGCACTGAGTTATATATTCCACTTAAATATTCATGTATATTTTTTAAATCACTGTCTAACTGTAAAGTATAAGGAAATGAACTGTTTACTATATATTCATTATAATATTGTATAAGTGTTTTTAACGTTTTATTTTCCTTTTGCTCCATTTTTTCATATTCTAATTTAGCCTGATAATACTCCTTAAATGATAAAGGCAACATTTTCAGTTCTATATAACGCCCACTTAAAAGGGTTGCCAGCTCGCTCGACATAAAATAGGCATTAGAGCCTGTTATATACAGGTCTGTATTTTCTTTTATAAAAAGGCTGTCTACAACTTTTTCAAATTTATCCACATGCTGAATTTCATCTAAAAATATGTAATTCCTTTTATCTTCAATTATTTTAGATTTTATATATTCGTAAAGTTTTTTGTAATTTGTAAGTTCTTCATAATCCATATCTTCAAAATTTATGGATATAATCTGATTTTTTGCAACTCCATTTTCAAGCAGAAAATCTTTATATATCTCAAAAAGAGTGGATTTTCCACATCTTCTTACACCAGACACAACCTTTATTATCTGTCTGTCTTTTGATTTTACTAAAATATCTAAATATTCTTTTCTATCTATTCTTATCATTTTAACACCTCATTTCCTTTTAAATTATATCCCTTTTTTATTCAAAAATCAAATTTTATGGAATGTAATCCTATTTTTCTATAAATTAATAGAATTTAAGGAATGTATTCCTTAAATTTTAGAATTTTTAATTTTTTAAGGAATGTAATCCTATAATTTAAAAATTATCAATGAGGTTTTACCAGCTTTTATTTCTTCATAAATTTAATTAAACTTGCATTTAGAATTTGATAAAACAAATATTCTGAAACAAGGGGTATTAACCCCTTGTGAAAATAAAAAACTTAGGCTGTCTAACAGATCTACTATACAAATAGTATTTTTTCCAAACATCATAGTATTGTCTGATTTTTTCAATCTGCTAACAACAACCGTAACAACTTCTATATCCTTAAAGCCCTTTTCTTTTAAAATTATCAAAAAAGTTCTTACTGCTTCCCAGCTCTTTTCTTTCAGCAGAAATAATAAGTGTTTCCACTTCCAGATCCCAACCGTTTCTTCGGCAATATTCTTCACATTTCTGTTTGGCTTTTTTTGCCAGAAGATCGTAAACTTCTGTTTTTTCAATGTATTTTGTAGCTTCTTCGGTTGTGTTGGAAGCCATTATCTTTTTTAGGTTTTCCATGTTTTCGCCTACAAGCAGCGCATTCGCTGTGAGAATTTCCATTTTTGCGTCAGAAACCCTGCTGTGTGTATGAAATATCCCTCCTGCAACTTTCACAAATTTTCCAAGTTCACCAATAAAGTAAATTTTTTTTGCCTCAAATTCACATGCCCTGTCAAACATATAGCCCACAAAGTTGCTTATTACAACCGATTGAGAAGTGTTATCCTCAAAGTTGTCAGTTAAATATTTTTTCCCCCTGTTTCCAAATAAAAAAATAGCTTCTCCATTTTCTGAATTTTCAAGAGCCATTTTTAACTCGATAGCAAGCGACGCTTTCCACGCTTCTTCCGACATTGGCTTTACTATCCCAGTCGTCCCAAGGATCGAGATTCCACCAATAATTCCAAGTTTTGCATTCAATGTCTTTTTAGCAGTTTCTTCACCTTTTGGAACAAATATTTCCACATCTGCCCCCATACCTTGCGGCAATACACTTTCCACAGCCTGTCTTATCATTTTTAAGGGTACCGGATTTATTGCGGAATTTCCAGGAGCGATAGGAAGCCCTTTTTTAGTAACTTTTCCAACTCCTATTCCGCCAAAGATATTTATTTTTGAGTCATTTCTCAAATTTACTTTTGAAAAAATTTCCAAACCGTGGGTAACATCAGGATCATCTCCACCGTCTTTTAAGACTGATGCCAAAGCGTAATTTTCTTTTATTTTTAATGAATCCACTTTTATTGTCAAGGGTTTTCCTGAGGGAAGTTCGATAGTTACTTCTGATATATCATTTCTTTCGTTATCTAGAAGATATATTAATGCGGCTTTTGTAGCTGCGGTTGCAGAACTTCCCGTTGTATAGCCATATCTTAGCTTCTTGCCATTAAAATATACATATTCTTCCATTTTCACTTCCCCTTTTTATTTTAAATTCTGTATTTAATATCTATCTCTTTCAAACATCTGATACAATATTCCGTGCAATACTGCCACAGCCACTGTGCTTCCGCCTTTTGTACCGTTAGTCCTTATAAACGGCACATCGTAACCTGAAAGTGCCGCCTTTGATTCAGGGCATCCTACAAAGCCTACTGGCACTCCTGCAATCAATTTAGGTTTTTCTGCTCCATCTTTATCTATCTCTTCAAGAAGTTTAAATAATGCTGTTGGAGCATTTCCAATCAAAAATATTTTTGTATCCTTATCTTTTACTGCTCTTTCAATTCCAACCATTGATCTTGTAATTCCTCTTTCCTTAGCTTCTTTTGCCACTTCCTCGTCATTTACAAGGCAGTATGCCGAACATCCAAATTTCGAAAGTCCCATTTTATTTAATCCAGTAACAATCATATTTGTATCGCAATATATCCTACACCCTGATTTTATCGCTTCCATAGCCGAATTTACAGCATCATTATGAAACTCTGTAATATCTGCATAACCAAAATCCCCAGTAGTATGCACAAGCCTTTTCACAATCGGTTTCTCATTTTCAGCAAAATGATCAACTTTGTTCCCCAACCCTTCCGTTATTATCTCAAAACTTCTAACTTCTATCCCTTTCGGATCTTTAATATATGACATAAATTCATTCTCCTTTTTTTGTATTTTTTATTTTTATTTAGGTGTATTTGATAATTTATTTTCACTTATTCAATTTAATGTTTGATGGTTTTTATTTAAACTTTGATAAAATAAATTATTGTTAATATATATTTTTTTCTTTTACTTCAATATTTTTTCTTTTTTTTAATGTAAAGGAAATCAGTCGCCATCCCCTTTACAATCCCGGCTCGTCTAAGCATTTTTTGAAAATAAAATCGAAACTCGCTACGTTAAACTTCGCTCAAACAGTCAATTTCATTTCCAAAAAATCACGACAATTTTATATTATTCCCTATTTAAAAAACGAAAAATTATATTTTAGTTTTAATAAACTGACGGAGCTTTTATTTGTTCAACTACGACTGTCTGACGACTGAAAGGAGGAGTTTCGGAG is from Leptotrichia trevisanii DSM 22070 and encodes:
- a CDS encoding DUF262 domain-containing protein, translated to MKNDFLEPDSFNLVNLFENAKYSVPVYQRPYSWTEKEIRKLLDDIFLIFDNKDNLQNEELILFMGTLFLRVGKNFKNKYTEYEIVDGQQRITTFTLILMVLLNHFYQEGIEDDEIREIENFFWKKDSRERDKEKRVLTLGSVEQKILNELFNQLYDKKDLMEFIEERQNNFEIDEITKNLLKNIVFIDNFFKEKYFSEDSSEKYLDFFDFFETNIRFIAIKVNVNLMKLFSIFESINAKGKKLEEVDLIKNYIFQNIKEEDYKEYLEKWGNLIIETSDNLMDYIIVYVRANMSYYRNKIKLENFKKIIEEDAKNYYKTTQNDKTIKKFIDELNKYSIYYRILHDKTLSREILEKISKKILVFYEMNRIMEYSHTKALYFKLLTLYKEKKISEEKFFNIVEVAFKFILTYQSIGSRESKRTIGVFADVQNKIYNFLNEDDFQKNIEIEIKNIFYREINKQLIDNESLSKSIKASATYHKYPKVIKIILAYLETYGEKGIDYDKFYTLLNSIESLQLDHILPQNPKKDNDNFSYYIENDNVIFKKFQDFNENKKELSLLKDDFYKEYLNRIGNLRLIWAKENNNKSNAVLYQNNISFKEDEREINTYKQIKKREEELIKEILDKNVLLSTDNIDIQETIKDETTLKFYEESRDYKNLEPMSLEIFDSRITLNEFTYANLLVEFYQNLYDNEKDKFLRIAQNNFKLPRAKKTYISMDKSMIKSKMKNIGETVFYETSFSSEQIIKIIFALKEEMNLQNLEIILRDK
- a CDS encoding ATP-binding protein is translated as MIRIDRKEYLDILVKSKDRQIIKVVSGVRRCGKSTLFEIYKDFLLENGVAKNQIISINFEDMDYEELTNYKKLYEYIKSKIIEDKRNYIFLDEIQHVDKFEKVVDSLFIKENTDLYITGSNAYFMSSELATLLSGRYIELKMLPLSFKEYYQAKLEYEKMEQKENKTLKTLIQYYNEYIVNSSFPYTLQLDSDLKNIHEYLSGIYNSVLLKDIVARLKISDVMRLESVVKYIFDNIGNLTSLSKIGNTLTSMERKTDVKTIEKYIRGLTDSLLVHEVSRYNIKGKEFLSTLSKYYVADLGLRQMILGNRNIDMGHILENIIYLELIRRKGNVYVGQFDKNEIDFVIVNSNEIEYYQVALTVLDENTLKRELDAFKNIKDNYPKYLVTLDDVMVNTDYDGIKVINALEWLLFSKE
- the cbiD gene encoding cobalt-precorrin-5B (C(1))-methyltransferase CbiD codes for the protein MEEYVYFNGKKLRYGYTTGSSATAATKAALIYLLDNERNDISEVTIELPSGKPLTIKVDSLKIKENYALASVLKDGGDDPDVTHGLEIFSKVNLRNDSKINIFGGIGVGKVTKKGLPIAPGNSAINPVPLKMIRQAVESVLPQGMGADVEIFVPKGEETAKKTLNAKLGIIGGISILGTTGIVKPMSEEAWKASLAIELKMALENSENGEAIFLFGNRGKKYLTDNFEDNTSQSVVISNFVGYMFDRACEFEAKKIYFIGELGKFVKVAGGIFHTHSRVSDAKMEILTANALLVGENMENLKKIMASNTTEEATKYIEKTEVYDLLAKKAKQKCEEYCRRNGWDLEVETLIISAERKELGSSKNFFDNFKRKGL
- a CDS encoding precorrin-8X methylmutase, which codes for MSYIKDPKGIEVRSFEIITEGLGNKVDHFAENEKPIVKRLVHTTGDFGYADITEFHNDAVNSAMEAIKSGCRIYCDTNMIVTGLNKMGLSKFGCSAYCLVNDEEVAKEAKERGITRSMVGIERAVKDKDTKIFLIGNAPTALFKLLEEIDKDGAEKPKLIAGVPVGFVGCPESKAALSGYDVPFIRTNGTKGGSTVAVAVLHGILYQMFERDRY